In a single window of the Ancylobacter polymorphus genome:
- a CDS encoding M48 family metallopeptidase: MLFRALASARRKTPAAPEPSHFRLRLTAEEVLVQLRRNPRARRYTLRVRAATRDVVLTLPARGTLDEALDFARRHAGWVELRLSRLPEVVAFTPGATVPLRGTPHRIVHRPEMRGTVWTGREDDEAALFVAGDSAHVARRVSDFLKREARRDLLEAARRHAGALGVSITRVTLRDTASRWGSCSSTGALSFSWRLILAPPSVLDYLAAHEVAHRREMNHGPRFWATVDRLFPERHAAEAWLKKHGASLHRYGAE; the protein is encoded by the coding sequence ATGCTCTTCCGCGCCCTCGCCTCCGCCCGACGCAAGACCCCGGCCGCGCCGGAGCCCAGCCATTTCCGGCTGCGGCTGACGGCGGAGGAGGTCCTTGTCCAGCTCCGGCGTAATCCGCGCGCCCGGCGCTACACACTGCGCGTGCGGGCGGCGACGCGCGATGTGGTGCTCACCCTTCCCGCCCGTGGCACACTGGACGAAGCGCTGGATTTCGCCCGCCGCCATGCCGGCTGGGTGGAATTGCGGCTCTCGCGCCTGCCGGAGGTCGTCGCCTTCACCCCCGGCGCCACCGTGCCGCTGCGCGGCACCCCGCACCGCATCGTCCATCGGCCGGAGATGCGCGGCACGGTGTGGACCGGCAGGGAAGACGACGAGGCCGCGCTATTCGTGGCCGGCGACAGCGCGCATGTGGCGCGGCGGGTCAGTGATTTTCTCAAGCGCGAGGCGCGGCGCGATCTCCTGGAGGCGGCGCGGCGCCATGCCGGCGCGCTCGGCGTTTCCATCACCCGCGTCACCCTGCGCGACACGGCGAGCCGCTGGGGCTCCTGCTCCAGCACCGGCGCGTTGTCCTTTTCCTGGCGTCTGATCCTCGCCCCGCCCTCGGTGCTCGACTATCTCGCGGCGCATGAGGTGGCGCATCGGCGCGAGATGAACCACGGCCCGCGCTTCTGGGCGACGGTGGACCGCCTCTTCCCCGAGCGGCACGCCGCCGAAGCCTGGCTGAAGAAGCACGGCGCGAGCCTGCACCGTTACGGGGCGGAGTAG